The Pristiophorus japonicus isolate sPriJap1 chromosome 3, sPriJap1.hap1, whole genome shotgun sequence genome has a segment encoding these proteins:
- the LOC139256259 gene encoding interferon-induced protein with tetratricopeptide repeats 5-like: MIGAQESDTERDALKVKLLQLQCHFTWNLQMENVEWDDLQERLNYIIESDIVKYQAMTYNLLAFVNCTRGNCEESVNNLWKAEEILRKNHKFEIEKWSIITYGNSAWVYYHVGELAEAQSYLDELERICQQFTDGSRYTALIPEVYGEKGWSLLKCGSGRKYYEEANECIEKALEGDPDDIEWNVAYATVVFRLKETFEDPQRPEHCKVVKQLRRALALNPNDSFVKIMLALRLQDFNQPDECYRLLEEVLLESPDDPYITQYAAKALRKQGSVEYSLQLLKKALKVKSSSALLHHEIGLCYKAQLKPHRKYFARADSRKLIELCKYHFQKAYEQKPSLTFAILHLAELHVICGEYFKADDIYTNLLRNKDYSPLNKRLIHWDYGLYQLYKKGSQLNAIHHFKECLKLKVKTNKNEECRAKLKRIAEDRMSKDSRDSVAFGILGLIHQVDGKKSEAIEYFENALECDRDNEEFQSALRKLRQVT; encoded by the exons atgatcggggcccaggagag TGACACTGAAAGGGACGCCCTGAAAGTGAAATTACTTCAGCTACAATGTCACTTCACGTGGAATCTGCAGATGGAAAATGTTGAGTGGGATGATTTGCAGGAACGACTAAACTATATAATAGAGTCTGATATTGTGAAATATCAAGCTATGACTTACAATCTACTTGCTTTTGTAAACTGTACGAGAGGCAACTGTGAGGAGTCGGTCAATAATTTATGGAAAGCTGAAGAAATTCTGAGGAAAAATCACAAATTTGAAATAGAAAAATGGAGCATCATCACCTATGGAAACTCTGCCTGGGTATATTATCATGTGGGAGAACTGGCAGAGGCCCAGTCCTACCTCGACGAGCTGGAGAGGATCTGTCAACAATTTACTGATGGCTCTCGGTATACAGCACTGATACCTGAAGTATacggggagaagggttggtcactgttgaaatgtggcagTGGCAGGAAATATTATGAAGAGGCAAATGAATGTATTGAGAAGGCTCTGGAGGGGGATCCTGATGACATTGAATGGAACGTAGCTTATGCAACTGTTGTGTTTCGACTTAAAGAAACCTTTGAAGACCCACAGCGTCCTGAACACTGCAAGGTAGTGAAGCAGTTACGCCGCGCATTAGCACTGAACCCAAATGACTCGTTTGTCAAGATCATGTTGGCTCTGAGACTACAGGATTTCAATCAACCAGACGAATGTTACAGATTACTTGAAGAAGTGCTGCTGGAGTCTCCTGATGATCCATATATAACTCAATATGCAGCCAAAGCTTTAAGAAAACAAGGATCTGTTGAATATTCCTTACAGCTATTGAAAAAGGCACTGAAGGTTAAATCCTCTTCTGCACTTCTTCACCATGAGATCGGCTTATGTTACAAAGCTCAGCTGAAACCTCACCGGAAATACTTTGCTCGTGCAGACAGCAGAAAATTGATTGAACTTTGCAAGTACCATTTCCAAAAAGCGTATGAACAGAAACCCTCGCTTACTTTTGCAATACTTCATTTGGCGGAACTCCACGTAATATGTGGAGAATATTTCAAAGCCGATGATATCTACACCAACCTGCTTAGAAATAAAGATTACAGCCCTTTGAATAAACGATTAATACATTgggactatggattgtaccagctgTATAAGAAAGGATCCCAGCTGAATGCCATTCATCATTTCAAGGAATGCTTAAAACTCAAAGTTAAGACCAACAAGAATGAGGAATGCCGCGCAAAATTGAAACGTATTGCTGAAGATCGAATGAGTAAAGATTCAAGAGACAGTGTAGCTTTTGGTATATTGGGACTAATACACCAGGTTGATGGCAAGAAATCAGAAGCCATTGAATACTTTGAGAATGCCCTGGAGTGTGATCGTGACAATGAAGAATTTCAAAGTGCTCTACGTAAGCTGCGTCAGGTTACATAG